From Erigeron canadensis isolate Cc75 chromosome 8, C_canadensis_v1, whole genome shotgun sequence, one genomic window encodes:
- the LOC122610044 gene encoding uncharacterized protein LOC122610044 isoform X2: protein MAKPQSSSIYLQKKKRSFLVVFLALLSVTTAVIFIIRATSSSSSSCDCDVIKVKPSKTSSPSPPLMMKVKVTNPLSFMKSKLVLLVSHELSLSGGPLLLMELAFLLRGVGSEVCWITIQKPSGKDEVIYSLEKKMLDRGVQVFSARGKEAIDTAMKADLVVLNTAVAGKWLDAVLNKDVPRVLPKVLWWIHEMRGHYFRLDYVKHLPMVAGSMIDSYVTAEYWKNRTQERLKIRMPKTYVVHLGNSKELMDVAENSVAKRVLREHVRESLGVRNDDILFAAINSVSRGKGQDLYLRSFYESLQLIQEKKLQVPSIHAVIVGSDMSVQTKFETELRNFVAQKKIQHRVHFVNKTLTVAPYLAAIDVLVQNSQGRGECFGRITIEAMAFQLPVLGTSAGGTAEIVVNGSTGLLHPAGKEGVSPLAKNMVKLATHVERRLTMGKRGYQRVKERFLENHMADRIAGVLKEVLHKPKGPHLRLNGMER, encoded by the exons ATGGCAAAACCAcaatcatcatcaatttacttgcaaaaaaagaaaagatcttTTTTAGTAGTATTTTTAGCACTTTTATCAGTCACTACTGCAGTCATTTTTATTATCCGAgccacttcttcttcttcttcttcatgtgATTGTGATGTCATAAAAGTCAAACCTTCCAAGACTTCTTCACCTTCACCGCCATTGATGATGAAAGTCAAAGTAACAAATCCCTTAAGTTTCATGAAGTCTAAACTTGTTCTTCTTGTTTCACATGAGCTCTCTCTTTCTG GTGGGCCATTGTTGTTAATGGAATTAGCATTTTTATTAAGAGGTGTTGGTTCTGAAGTTTGTTGGATTACAATTCAAAAGCCTTCAGGAAAAGATGAAGTTATTTATAGTTTGGAAAAAAAGATGTTAGACCGTGGTGTTCAG GTGTTCTCTGCTAGGGGTAAAGAAGCTATAGATACAGCCATGAAAGCTGATTTGGTTGTTTTGAACACTGCTGTTGCTGGAAAATGGCTTGATGCCGTTCTTAATAAAGATGTCCCTCGAGTACTGCCAAAGGTTTTGTGGTGGATTCATGAAATGAGAGGTCATTACTTTAGATTGGATTATGTTAAGCACCTGCCAATGGTTGCTGGCTCTATGATTGATTCGTACGTAACAGCTGAATATTGGAAGAATAGGACTCAAGAACGCTTGAA GATTCGGATGCCAAAGACGTATGTTGTTCACCTTGGAAACAGCAAAGAACTTATGGATGTAGCTGAAAATAGTGTGGCAAAAAGGGTTCTGAGGGAGCATGTTAGGGAGTCCCTTGGAGTTCGTAATGACGATATACTTTTTGCTGCCATAAATA GTGTTTCTCGTGGCAAAGGGCAAGATCTATATCTGCGGTCATTTTATGAGAGCTTACAATTGATTCAAGAAAAGAAGTTGCAGGTTCCATCAATACATGCCGTAATAGTAGGCAGTGACATGAGTGTCCAAACTAAGTTTGAAACAGAACTACGCAACTTTGTGGCACAGAAGAAAATCCAACATCGGGTTCATTTTGTGAACAAGACTCTAACTGTAGCCCCATATTTAGCTGCAATCGATGTTCTAGTCCAGAATTCTCAG GGCCGAGGAGAGTGCTTTGGGAGAATAACAATCGAAGCCATGGCGTTCCAGCTTCCTGTACTG GGAACATCAGCTGGAGGTACTGCAGAAATTGTGGTGAATGGATCAACAGGGTTGCTGCATCCTGCCGGAAAAGAAGGCGTGAGTCCTCTTGCCAAAAACATGGTGAAACTGGCAACACATGTTGAAAGAAGATTAACAATGGGGAAGAGAGGTTATCAGAGGGTGAAAGAAAggtttttagaaaatcatatGGCGGATAGAATAGCTGGTGTTCTGAAAGAAGTACTTCACAAGCCAAAGGGTCCTCATTTAAG GCTAAACGGAATGGAGCGATAA
- the LOC122610044 gene encoding uncharacterized protein LOC122610044 isoform X3, producing MAKPQSSSIYLQKKKRSFLVVFLALLSVTTAVIFIIRATSSSSSSCDCDVIKVKPSKTSSPSPPLMMKVKVTNPLSFMKSKLVLLVSHELSLSGGPLLLMELAFLLRGVGSEVCWITIQKPSGKDEVIYSLEKKMLDRGVQVFSARGKEAIDTAMKADLVVLNTAVAGKWLDAVLNKDVPRVLPKVLWWIHEMRGHYFRLDYVKHLPMVAGSMIDSYVTAEYWKNRTQERLKIRMPKTYVVHLGNSKELMDVAENSVAKRVLREHVRESLGVRNDDILFAAINSVSRGKGQDLYLRSFYESLQLIQEKKLQVPSIHAVIVGSDMSVQTKFETELRNFVAQKKIQHRVHFVNKTLTVAPYLAAIDVLVQNSQGRGECFGRITIEAMAFQLPVLGTSAGGTAEIVVNGSTGLLHPAGKEGVSPLAKNMVKLATHVERRLTMGKRGYQRVKERFLENHMADRIAGVLKEVLHKPKGPHLRFAILG from the exons ATGGCAAAACCAcaatcatcatcaatttacttgcaaaaaaagaaaagatcttTTTTAGTAGTATTTTTAGCACTTTTATCAGTCACTACTGCAGTCATTTTTATTATCCGAgccacttcttcttcttcttcttcatgtgATTGTGATGTCATAAAAGTCAAACCTTCCAAGACTTCTTCACCTTCACCGCCATTGATGATGAAAGTCAAAGTAACAAATCCCTTAAGTTTCATGAAGTCTAAACTTGTTCTTCTTGTTTCACATGAGCTCTCTCTTTCTG GTGGGCCATTGTTGTTAATGGAATTAGCATTTTTATTAAGAGGTGTTGGTTCTGAAGTTTGTTGGATTACAATTCAAAAGCCTTCAGGAAAAGATGAAGTTATTTATAGTTTGGAAAAAAAGATGTTAGACCGTGGTGTTCAG GTGTTCTCTGCTAGGGGTAAAGAAGCTATAGATACAGCCATGAAAGCTGATTTGGTTGTTTTGAACACTGCTGTTGCTGGAAAATGGCTTGATGCCGTTCTTAATAAAGATGTCCCTCGAGTACTGCCAAAGGTTTTGTGGTGGATTCATGAAATGAGAGGTCATTACTTTAGATTGGATTATGTTAAGCACCTGCCAATGGTTGCTGGCTCTATGATTGATTCGTACGTAACAGCTGAATATTGGAAGAATAGGACTCAAGAACGCTTGAA GATTCGGATGCCAAAGACGTATGTTGTTCACCTTGGAAACAGCAAAGAACTTATGGATGTAGCTGAAAATAGTGTGGCAAAAAGGGTTCTGAGGGAGCATGTTAGGGAGTCCCTTGGAGTTCGTAATGACGATATACTTTTTGCTGCCATAAATA GTGTTTCTCGTGGCAAAGGGCAAGATCTATATCTGCGGTCATTTTATGAGAGCTTACAATTGATTCAAGAAAAGAAGTTGCAGGTTCCATCAATACATGCCGTAATAGTAGGCAGTGACATGAGTGTCCAAACTAAGTTTGAAACAGAACTACGCAACTTTGTGGCACAGAAGAAAATCCAACATCGGGTTCATTTTGTGAACAAGACTCTAACTGTAGCCCCATATTTAGCTGCAATCGATGTTCTAGTCCAGAATTCTCAG GGCCGAGGAGAGTGCTTTGGGAGAATAACAATCGAAGCCATGGCGTTCCAGCTTCCTGTACTG GGAACATCAGCTGGAGGTACTGCAGAAATTGTGGTGAATGGATCAACAGGGTTGCTGCATCCTGCCGGAAAAGAAGGCGTGAGTCCTCTTGCCAAAAACATGGTGAAACTGGCAACACATGTTGAAAGAAGATTAACAATGGGGAAGAGAGGTTATCAGAGGGTGAAAGAAAggtttttagaaaatcatatGGCGGATAGAATAGCTGGTGTTCTGAAAGAAGTACTTCACAAGCCAAAGGGTCCTCATTTAAG GTTTGCGATATTAGGCTAA
- the LOC122610044 gene encoding uncharacterized protein LOC122610044 isoform X1: MAKPQSSSIYLQKKKRSFLVVFLALLSVTTAVIFIIRATSSSSSSCDCDVIKVKPSKTSSPSPPLMMKVKVTNPLSFMKSKLVLLVSHELSLSGGPLLLMELAFLLRGVGSEVCWITIQKPSGKDEVIYSLEKKMLDRGVQVFSARGKEAIDTAMKADLVVLNTAVAGKWLDAVLNKDVPRVLPKVLWWIHEMRGHYFRLDYVKHLPMVAGSMIDSYVTAEYWKNRTQERLKIRMPKTYVVHLGNSKELMDVAENSVAKRVLREHVRESLGVRNDDILFAAINSVSRGKGQDLYLRSFYESLQLIQEKKLQVPSIHAVIVGSDMSVQTKFETELRNFVAQKKIQHRVHFVNKTLTVAPYLAAIDVLVQNSQGRGECFGRITIEAMAFQLPVLGTSAGGTAEIVVNGSTGLLHPAGKEGVSPLAKNMVKLATHVERRLTMGKRGYQRVKERFLENHMADRIAGVLKEVLHKPKGPHLSELVVSSMTPQ; this comes from the exons ATGGCAAAACCAcaatcatcatcaatttacttgcaaaaaaagaaaagatcttTTTTAGTAGTATTTTTAGCACTTTTATCAGTCACTACTGCAGTCATTTTTATTATCCGAgccacttcttcttcttcttcttcatgtgATTGTGATGTCATAAAAGTCAAACCTTCCAAGACTTCTTCACCTTCACCGCCATTGATGATGAAAGTCAAAGTAACAAATCCCTTAAGTTTCATGAAGTCTAAACTTGTTCTTCTTGTTTCACATGAGCTCTCTCTTTCTG GTGGGCCATTGTTGTTAATGGAATTAGCATTTTTATTAAGAGGTGTTGGTTCTGAAGTTTGTTGGATTACAATTCAAAAGCCTTCAGGAAAAGATGAAGTTATTTATAGTTTGGAAAAAAAGATGTTAGACCGTGGTGTTCAG GTGTTCTCTGCTAGGGGTAAAGAAGCTATAGATACAGCCATGAAAGCTGATTTGGTTGTTTTGAACACTGCTGTTGCTGGAAAATGGCTTGATGCCGTTCTTAATAAAGATGTCCCTCGAGTACTGCCAAAGGTTTTGTGGTGGATTCATGAAATGAGAGGTCATTACTTTAGATTGGATTATGTTAAGCACCTGCCAATGGTTGCTGGCTCTATGATTGATTCGTACGTAACAGCTGAATATTGGAAGAATAGGACTCAAGAACGCTTGAA GATTCGGATGCCAAAGACGTATGTTGTTCACCTTGGAAACAGCAAAGAACTTATGGATGTAGCTGAAAATAGTGTGGCAAAAAGGGTTCTGAGGGAGCATGTTAGGGAGTCCCTTGGAGTTCGTAATGACGATATACTTTTTGCTGCCATAAATA GTGTTTCTCGTGGCAAAGGGCAAGATCTATATCTGCGGTCATTTTATGAGAGCTTACAATTGATTCAAGAAAAGAAGTTGCAGGTTCCATCAATACATGCCGTAATAGTAGGCAGTGACATGAGTGTCCAAACTAAGTTTGAAACAGAACTACGCAACTTTGTGGCACAGAAGAAAATCCAACATCGGGTTCATTTTGTGAACAAGACTCTAACTGTAGCCCCATATTTAGCTGCAATCGATGTTCTAGTCCAGAATTCTCAG GGCCGAGGAGAGTGCTTTGGGAGAATAACAATCGAAGCCATGGCGTTCCAGCTTCCTGTACTG GGAACATCAGCTGGAGGTACTGCAGAAATTGTGGTGAATGGATCAACAGGGTTGCTGCATCCTGCCGGAAAAGAAGGCGTGAGTCCTCTTGCCAAAAACATGGTGAAACTGGCAACACATGTTGAAAGAAGATTAACAATGGGGAAGAGAGGTTATCAGAGGGTGAAAGAAAggtttttagaaaatcatatGGCGGATAGAATAGCTGGTGTTCTGAAAGAAGTACTTCACAAGCCAAAGGGTCCTCATTTAAG
- the LOC122610044 gene encoding uncharacterized protein LOC122610044 isoform X4 translates to MAKPQSSSIYLQKKKRSFLVVFLALLSVTTAVIFIIRATSSSSSSCDCDVIKVKPSKTSSPSPPLMMKVKVTNPLSFMKSKLVLLVSHELSLSGGPLLLMELAFLLRGVGSEVCWITIQKPSGKDEVIYSLEKKMLDRGVQVFSARGKEAIDTAMKADLVVLNTAVAGKWLDAVLNKDVPRVLPKVLWWIHEMRGHYFRLDYVKHLPMVAGSMIDSYVTAEYWKNRTQERLKIRMPKTYVVHLGNSKELMDVAENSVAKRVLREHVRESLGVRNDDILFAAINSVSRGKGQDLYLRSFYESLQLIQEKKLQVPSIHAVIVGSDMSVQTKFETELRNFVAQKKIQHRVHFVNKTLTVAPYLAAIDVLVQNSQGRGECFGRITIEAMAFQLPVLGTSAGGTAEIVVNGSTGLLHPAGKEGVSPLAKNMVKLATHVERRLTMGKRGYQRVKERFLENHMADRIAGVLKEVLHKPKGPHLRGGTP, encoded by the exons ATGGCAAAACCAcaatcatcatcaatttacttgcaaaaaaagaaaagatcttTTTTAGTAGTATTTTTAGCACTTTTATCAGTCACTACTGCAGTCATTTTTATTATCCGAgccacttcttcttcttcttcttcatgtgATTGTGATGTCATAAAAGTCAAACCTTCCAAGACTTCTTCACCTTCACCGCCATTGATGATGAAAGTCAAAGTAACAAATCCCTTAAGTTTCATGAAGTCTAAACTTGTTCTTCTTGTTTCACATGAGCTCTCTCTTTCTG GTGGGCCATTGTTGTTAATGGAATTAGCATTTTTATTAAGAGGTGTTGGTTCTGAAGTTTGTTGGATTACAATTCAAAAGCCTTCAGGAAAAGATGAAGTTATTTATAGTTTGGAAAAAAAGATGTTAGACCGTGGTGTTCAG GTGTTCTCTGCTAGGGGTAAAGAAGCTATAGATACAGCCATGAAAGCTGATTTGGTTGTTTTGAACACTGCTGTTGCTGGAAAATGGCTTGATGCCGTTCTTAATAAAGATGTCCCTCGAGTACTGCCAAAGGTTTTGTGGTGGATTCATGAAATGAGAGGTCATTACTTTAGATTGGATTATGTTAAGCACCTGCCAATGGTTGCTGGCTCTATGATTGATTCGTACGTAACAGCTGAATATTGGAAGAATAGGACTCAAGAACGCTTGAA GATTCGGATGCCAAAGACGTATGTTGTTCACCTTGGAAACAGCAAAGAACTTATGGATGTAGCTGAAAATAGTGTGGCAAAAAGGGTTCTGAGGGAGCATGTTAGGGAGTCCCTTGGAGTTCGTAATGACGATATACTTTTTGCTGCCATAAATA GTGTTTCTCGTGGCAAAGGGCAAGATCTATATCTGCGGTCATTTTATGAGAGCTTACAATTGATTCAAGAAAAGAAGTTGCAGGTTCCATCAATACATGCCGTAATAGTAGGCAGTGACATGAGTGTCCAAACTAAGTTTGAAACAGAACTACGCAACTTTGTGGCACAGAAGAAAATCCAACATCGGGTTCATTTTGTGAACAAGACTCTAACTGTAGCCCCATATTTAGCTGCAATCGATGTTCTAGTCCAGAATTCTCAG GGCCGAGGAGAGTGCTTTGGGAGAATAACAATCGAAGCCATGGCGTTCCAGCTTCCTGTACTG GGAACATCAGCTGGAGGTACTGCAGAAATTGTGGTGAATGGATCAACAGGGTTGCTGCATCCTGCCGGAAAAGAAGGCGTGAGTCCTCTTGCCAAAAACATGGTGAAACTGGCAACACATGTTGAAAGAAGATTAACAATGGGGAAGAGAGGTTATCAGAGGGTGAAAGAAAggtttttagaaaatcatatGGCGGATAGAATAGCTGGTGTTCTGAAAGAAGTACTTCACAAGCCAAAGGGTCCTCATTTAAG
- the LOC122579955 gene encoding peroxidase 72 encodes MARSITLVMVLISIMSLANGSNLYPQFYDHTCPQAKNIVRSVVAQAVAKEARMAASLLRLHFHDCFVKGCDASILLDNSGTIISEKGSVPNRNSARGFEVIDQIKEALEKACPQTVSCADVMALAARDSTVLTGGPSWEVPLGRRDSLGASLSGSNQNIPAPNNTFQTILTKFKLKGLDIVDFVTLSGSHTIGNARCTSFRQRLYNNTGNGRPDFSLDQSYAAKLRQNCPRSGGDQNLFVMDPLSPTKFDNNYYKNLIASKGLLSSDEILFTQNQQTMQYVKQYAANQELFFQQFAKSMVKMGNITPLTGKSGQIRKICRKVNS; translated from the exons ATGGCTCGATCAATCACCTTGGTCATGGTTCTAATCTCTATCATGTCTCTAGCCAATGGGTCTAACCTCTACCCTCAGTTTTATGACCACACTTGTCCACAAGCTAAAAATATCGTAAGGTCTGTTGTTGCGCAAGCTGTTGCGAAAGAGGCCCGTATGGCTGCTTCTTTGCTCAGGCTCCATTTCCACGATTGCTTCGTCAAG GGGTGTGATGCTTCAATACTACTTGACAATAGTGGAACCATAATTAGCGAGAAAGGATCAGTGCCAAACCGCAACTCAGCTCGTGGTTTTGAAGTCATTGATCAGATAAAAGAGGCACTAGAGAAGGCGTGCCCTCAAACCGTCTCATGTGCAGATGTTATGGCTCTTGCCGCTAGAGACTCAACTGTTCTG ACTGGTGGGCCAAGCTGGGAAGTTCCATTGGGCAGAAGGGACTCATTAGGTGCAAGCTTGAGTGGTTCTAACCAAAACATTCCTGCTCCTAACAACACTTTTCAGACCATTCTCACCAAATTTAAGCTCAAGGGTCTTGACATTGTTGATTTCGTTACACTTTCTG GAAGCCATACCATTGGAAATGCTAGGTGCACTAGTTTCAGGCAAAGGCTATACAACAACACAGGAAACGGGAGGCCCGACTTTTCGTTAGACCAGTCATACGCTGCCAAGCTTCGTCAGAACTGCCCGAGATCTGGTGGTGATCAGAACCTTTTTGTCATGGATCCCCTCTCACCTACAAAGTTCGATAACAATTACTACAAGAACTTAATAGCTTCAAAGGGACTTCTAAGTTCTGATGAAATATTGTTCACACAAAACCAACAAACAATGCAGTATGTGAAGCAGTATGCTGCAAACCAAGAGCTTTTCTTCCAGCAGTTTGCAAAGTCAATGGTTAAAATGGGAAATATTACACCGTTGACCGGTAAAAGTGGTCAAATCAGAAAGATATGCAGGAAAGTCAACAGTTAA